From Haemorhous mexicanus isolate bHaeMex1 chromosome 1, bHaeMex1.pri, whole genome shotgun sequence, one genomic window encodes:
- the PDIA4 gene encoding protein disulfide-isomerase A4 has product MRMRGLWVLVLLLGLAQIALVARGAAAQEEDGDRESVTNEADDEGDDDDDEEDDEDDDDSVVKEENGVLVLNDANFDSFTADKDTVLLEFYAPWCGHCKQFAPEYEKIAKTLKENDPPIPVAKIDATAATSLSSRFDVSGYPTIKILKKGQAVDYDGSRTEDAIVAKVKEVSDPNWTPPPEATLVLTQDNFDEVVNDADIILVEFYAPWCGHCKRLAPEYEKAAQELSKRTPPIPLAKVDATAETELAKKFDVTGYPTLKIFRKGKPYDYSGPREKYGIVDYMIEQAGPPSKQIQATKQVQEFLKDGDDVIIIGVFSGENDKTYQLYQEAANGLREDYKFHHTFSNEIAKLLKVSPGKLVVMQPEKFQSKHEPKMHVLNLKDSTDGSEIKEHVLKHALPLVGHRKPSNDAKRYSKRPLVVVYYSVDFSFDYRVATQYWRSKVLEVAKDFPEYVFAVSDEEDYSSEIKDLGLLESGEDVNAAILDEGGKKYAMEPEEFDSDVLRQFVVAFKKGKLKPIVKSQPVPKNNKGPVKVVVGKTFDTIVMDPKNDVLIEFYAPWCGHCKKLEPVYNELGKKYKNEKNLIIAKMDATANDVTNDHYKVEGFPTIYFAPKDKKNNPIKFEGGDRDLEHLSKFIEEHATKLSRTKEEL; this is encoded by the exons atGAGGATGCGCGGGTTgtgggtgctggtgctgctgctggggctggctcagaTCGCCCTCGTGGCGCGGGGCGCGGCCGCACAGGAGGAGGATGGCGACAGAG AATCTGTTACAAATGAAGCTGATGATGAAGgtgatgatgacgatgatgaagaagatgacGAAGATGACGATGATTCTGTagttaaagaagaaaatggtgTGTTAGTCTTGAATGATGCAAACTTTGACAGCTTCACTGCAGACAAGGATACTGTGCTGCTGGAGTTCTACGCACCATG GTGTGGGCACTGCAAGCAGTTTGCTCCTGAGTATGAGAAGATAGCCAAAACTCTGAAGGAAAATGACCCTCCTATTCCTGTAGCCAAAATAGATGCTACTGCAGCCACTTCACTGTCGAGTCGTTTTGATGTCAGTGGCTATCCAACCATCAAAATCCTGAAAAAAGGCCAAGCTGTTGACTACGATGGGTCTCGGACAGAAGATG CTATTGTGGCCAAAGTCAAGGAGGTTTCTGACCCCAACTGGACCCCTCCACCCGAAGCTACTCTGGTATTGACCCAGGATAATTTTGACGAAGTTGTGAATGATGCCGACATAATCCTTGTGGAGTTCTATGCTCCATG GTGTGGCCACTGCAAGAGGCTTGCTCCAGAGTACGAGaaggctgcccaggagctcagcaAGCGCACGCCTCCCATCCCCCTGGCTAAAGTCGACGCCACGGCTGAAACGGAGCTCGCAAAGAAGTTTGATGTTACTGGCTACCCAACTCTCAAAATCTTCCGCAAGGGCAAGCCTTATGACTACAGTGGTCCACGGGAAAAATACG GTATTGTCGACTACATGATTGAACAGGCTGGTCCTCCATCCAAACAGATTCAGGCTACCAAGCAGGTACAAGAATTTCTGAAGGATGGGGATGATGTCATCATCATTGGTGTCTTTAGTGGAGAGAATGACAAAACCTATCAGCTCTATCAGGAAGCAG CTAATGGTTTGAGAGAAGATTATAAGTTCCATCACACCTTCAGCAACGAGATTGCAAAACTATTGAAAGTTTCTCCAGGAAAACTGGTTGTCATGCAGCCAGAAAAATTTCAGTCGAAGCACGAGCCCAAGATGCACGTTCTGAATCTTAAA GACTCTACAGATGGATCTGAGATTAAAGAGCACGTGCTAAAACATGCTTTGCCTCTAGTTGGTCATCGCAAGCCTTCCAACGATGCCAAGAGATACTCCAAGCGTCCTCTGGTGGTTGTCTACTACTCTGTGGACTTCAGTTTCGACTATCGTGTTG CTACTCAATACTGGAGAAGCAAAGTCCTGGAAGTGGCTAAAGACTTCCCTGAATATGTGTTTGCTGTTTCTGATGAGGAAGATtattcttctgaaataaaagattTGGGCCTGCTTGAGAGTGGAGAGGATGTCAACGCTGCCATTCTGGATGAAGGTGGCAAGAAGTACGCCATGGAGCCAGAAGAGTTTGACTCTGATGTACTCAGGCAGTTTGTGGTGGCATTCAAAAAAG GAAAACTGAAGCCAATTGTGAAGTCCCAGCCAGTGccaaaaaataacaaagggCCTGTGAAAGTGGTAGTGGGTAAAACTTTTGATACCATAGTGATGGATCCAAAGAATGATGTTCTTATAGAATTCTATGCCCCATGGTGTGGACACTGCAAGAAACTAGAACCAGTGTATAATGAGCTAGGCAAAAAATAcaagaatgagaaaaatctgATTATAGCCAAGATGGATGCCACTGCCAACGACGTGACGAATGACCACTACAAAGTGGAGGGATTCCCCACCATCTACTTTGCTCCAAAGGACAAGAAGAACAACCCGATTAAATTTGAAGGCGGGGACAGAGATTTAGAGCATTTGAGCAAATTTATAGAGGAACATGCAACAAAACTCTCCAGAACAAAAGAAGAGCTTTAG